The DNA segment TGAAGTGAATTTTTGAAAATTTGTTTGAATAAAAAATGCTAAAGCTGTAGCAAAAACACTTGTGACGATTAAAGCAAATAAAACGTCTTGAGACATAAGTATATCTAATTGAAAGGATTTTTTTCCATTTTCGAATATGAAAGATGACCCAATTGATAATAAAGCAACTGTAGAAATCTGGATGACAGTTAATAAAAGGGTGGGATACTTACTACTGAATTTTCCCGTTAAAATAATGTGTAAGGCAAAACTAATCGCGCAAACAAAAACAAACCCATCACCAATATTTAAGGAAGTTACATCTGTCATGGTTAGTAAAAACAGGCCGAGTGTGGCAGTTAGTACTCCAATTATGGCATTTTTGCTTGGATATTGCTTAAGTAGTACCATCGAAAACAGTGGGACCAAGACTACACTTAGGCCTGTAATAAATCCGGCTTTCGATGTAGTTGTATATAAAAGACCAATCGTTTGGGTTACATATCCTAGAAAAAGCCAAAAACCAATAAAGATTCCTGAGGCAACTAGTTTGAGATTTAATTTCTGTAATTGTTTCCTTTGAAAAACTAGAAGACAAAAAATTAATAATATAGCTGCAATAGAAAATCGAATTCCGTTAAAGGCAAAAGGCTCCAAAAAATCAATTGCATTTTGGACAATAACAAAAGTGGTTCCCCAGATTAATGTAACAAAAAGCAAACTCAAATCTGCAACTAATGGTCTTTTCATGTTGAATTATAATGCTCCTTCACTTGAGTTTTTTTGTATAGCAAGCCTTGCTAGTCTATCTGCTACCTTATTTTCGGCGCTTGGAATCCATTTCATAAAGAACAATTCCATTTTTCTTGATAATTCTAAAGCTTCGTCAAGTAAAGGCGAGAATTGTTTGTTTTTTACAAATTCCTTTTCCATAGCCCTATTAATTAATTCCGAATCCGTTCGAAACGACACAACTGAGTACATCAATCCTTTTTCAAGGCATATTTTTAATGCGTGTATAAAAGCATGGAATTCGGCTTCATGGTTTGACATCGTCCCAAGTGGTAAAGAATATTCTTCAGCCAAACCGTTCCCTTTAATAAAAATCCCAGCTCCACTTGGACCAGGGTTACCAGCACTTGCCCCATCAATATAGACTTCAATCATGCTGTTTCCTCCATTTGTTAATTAATAAAGTTTATCATATTTTAACACAGTAATGCAGGAAAATATTTTCTTCTGCTTAAGTGGGTATGATAAACATATATATTTAAATAGAAGCACGTTTTACACCAAAGTGTGTATTGAAATCATTCATGAGAGGCTGAATACAATGAAATATAGGTTAGAATGGAAATATAAATTAAAAAGTAACGAAAAAGTACAATTTTCATCTGAGTGGGTATCTGGTGAAACAGCCATACAAATAGGTGAAGAACTTGAAGCAACAGGAAAAGTTACCGAACTATATTTTTATGATGAAAAAGAGACATCTTGGATTTTAAAAGAAATGAAGAAACTGTTGACTGAAGTAGAGGAAGAGCCACATGATATTACGGTTTATTTTGATGGGGGATATCAGAAGGAATCTAATCTCGCAGGACTAGGTACGGTTATTTTTTTTAAACAAGGAAAAAAGAAATACCGCATTCGGGCGAATGAACGCTTGGAGCAATTGGAGAACAACAATGAAGCTGAATACGCCGCTTTTTATTATGCACTAAATATATTAGAGGATCTAGGCGTTCAGCATTTGTCATGCGAGTTTAAGGGTGACTCTCAGGGAGTATTAAAACAGCTGGACGGTGATTGGCCTTGCTATGAGGAAACACTAAATCGCTGGCTTGACCGAATTGAGGAAAAGATGAAAACGCTTGATCTCAACCCCAAATATACAGTCATTTCAAGAAAAGATAATAAGGAAGCTGATCGCTTAGCCACCCAAGCCTTAGAAGGAAAAGAAATATTTGCGAAAACACTAATATTATAGTCGAGGAGCGCGGTTGCTTAGTGAGAGACACTGGCAGAAAGGAATTGTTAAATCACCTAGAAAACATTATGGTTCAATTTTGTGATGGCTGCTTTTTGCATCAGCATGTAAAAATAGAGGGTGGAAGAAGAGCAGCCCATCGTTTCTGTATCACACAATGTACTGTAGGAGAAAAACTCCAGGAATATGGTAAGAAACTGAGGTAATAATTGATTGCAATAAGAAAAGCGGAAGCGCCTTGATCAGCCCCGACAGGCAAATGTTCTTCTGCAAAAAAAGTCGCTCTTTGACTTTTATTGCAGAAGGTTATTTGACCCGAGGGGCTAGGCGCTGGAGCTGGACAATTCTCGAAGTCGAATTTTATACTTTCTGATCATATTAAAAAGGCTGACGATAAACGTCAGCCTTTGATTGGTTATAGTTAGTAAAGATTAAAGTTTTACTACGTTAGCAGCTTGTGGTCCGCGGTTTCCTTCAACGATTTCGAAAGAAACTTCTTGGCCTTCTTCTAATGATTTGAAGCCTTCACCTGTGATAGCGCTGAAGTGTACGAATACATCGTCTCCGCCTTCAACTTCGATAAAACCGAAACCTTTTTCATTGTTAAACCATTTAACTTTACCGTTTTGCATGTACTTCTTCCTCCTAAGCCCTTAAAGACACCCCAGGTGCCAAAGATAAATATTATCATGTAAAAAACAGCAAAAATACATTCGCATATAGTTGTTACATGATGATTTAAATATACAATATGGGAATTGGACAGTCAAGAAATGCAAACGTTTTTTTGGTTATTTTATCAACTTTCATTGGGATTTTACATAATTAGAATTTTAACGATAGAGTAACATAAAATTCCTGCTCGCTCATATGTTAGATTAAAAATATTTGTTATAGAGGCGGGGATACCATGTTTCGATTTTCAATTGCGGGGGAGGAATGGATTTTACGATTCTCACCACAAGTATTCATTGATGCAGCAGAAAAACAGGTGATCTTGATGTCGCTGCTTCATATTGGTGACGATTTAGCGAACTTTCCACATGGTAATGCCTTTATTATGTTTACAAAGAAAATTGGTGCTATTGTCTTTGATGTAGAAAGAATTCCGTCACTTATTTTAACCGTTTCAAATATTGTTCCAGAGGAAAATTGGTATTTACAAGAATCCGCTGTCAAAAAATTAAAGTAAGAATTATATATTCTTTGAGGGTTACCTAAATCAGGTAACCTTTATTTAGTTTATTTTGATATAATAAATTTGGGATGCTTTGTAAAAAGGGAGCAATTAGTATGAAATTAATTATTGCAGAAAAACCGGATCAAGGTGCAACATTAGCGTCAATTTTTAAGCATAGAAAGCAAAATGGATTTATTGAAATTTTCCCTAATGATATTTTTCAACAAGGAGCTTATGTTACCTGGGCAATTGGTCATATTTGTCAATTAGTTGCTCCAGAAAAATATTCGTCGGGATGGAAAAAGTGGTCCTTAGATAATTTGCCGATTATACCGGACCAATTTGAATATGAAGTAACAAAAGATAAGGCAAGACAATACCAAGTCATTAAACAGTTAGTGGCAAATCCAGCGGTAACGGAAATTATTCATGCAGGAGATGCGGGCCGTGAAGGTGAACTGATCATTAGAAATATACTTAGGTTAACAAAATGTAGAAAACCGATGAAAAGACTTTGGATTTCTTCGTTAACGGCAAATGCTATAAGAGACGGCTTTAAAAAACTACTAGAGGAACAAGATACTCGAAACTTATATTTTGAAGCCTATACAAGGGCTTGTGCTGATTGGGTAGTTGGAATGAATGCGTCACGTTTATATAGCTTACTACTTCAGAAGCAGGGATTTTCTGATGTTTTTTCAGTTGGGAGAGTGCAAACTCCGACATTGGCATTAATTGTAAAAAGAGAACTAGAAATAGAGAATTTCAAGTCTGAACCATTTTGGGAAGTTTTAGCTTATTTTAAGATCAATGGAAAAAAGTATCGCGGAAAATGGCAAAATGACGGGGAAACCCATGTGAAAACGAAAGAGTTAGCTGAAAAGATAGCTGCTTTTTGCAGAGAAAAACCTGCTGAGGTCAGCGAGGTACAGTCTGAAAGAAAGGAATTTCTACCGCCTCTTCTCTATAATCTGTCAGCACTTCAAGCGGAAGCGAATAAACGCTTTAAGTTCTCACCTAAAAAAACACTTGATATCATGCAAAAGCTCTACCAAAAAGGAAATGTTTCCTATCCACGCTCAGACTCTCGATATGTAACTAAAGAAGAAGCCCATACTTTCCCAGATATCCTTAATAAATTAAGTCAAATGGAAGATTATGCTACTTATTTTCCTTTGCCTAACCAATCTATTGCTGATAATAAACGATATGTCAATGAAAAGAAGGTTACGGATCACTATGCAATAATTCCTACAGAACAAATACCCAATGTTGAAAAGCTTAGTCCAGACGAGCGGAAAATCTATGATTTAGTAGTTACTAGTTTAATTGCAGCGCATTATAATAAATCAATTGCAGAATATACAACAGTGATCACACTTGTTGATGGTCGTGCCTCTTTTATTTCAAAAGGGAAAGTACAAATTGAAGAAGGATGGAAAAGGGTAATACATTCGAAAGAACGTGAGGATGAACCCGCACTACCATCCCTCCAAAAAGGGGAACAGGGGTTAACTGAAAAGGTTGAAGTAAAAGAGAGTCAAACTCAGCCACCGAAACGGTATACGGAAGGTCAACTAATTACGTTAATGAAAACGGCTGGCAGGCATATTGATGATAAGGAACTAGAGAAAATTCTATCAAAGACAGAGGGGTTAGGAACAGAGGCAACTAGAGCTGGCATTATCACTATGTTAAAGGATCGTTTATATATTGATGTAAAAAAGAACTTGGTGTATGCAACAGCTAAGGCCAAAATATTAATTGAGGCGATAGGACCTGAAATATTGGCCTCACCAGAAATGACTGCTAAGTGGGAGCAAAAACTAAAAGAAATATCCGAGGGTTCGGCCGTACCGAAGCAATTCATGGAACAAACAAGAAAAATGGTAATACATTTAATTTCATCTAGTTTAGAACAGGCACAAAAGTGGTCATTTTCGGAGGATGTTCGTGACCAATTTACTCCTGGTAAACAAAAAAATAAAAGACAATCGTATACTAAACTGGGCCCTTGTAAAAAATGTGATGGTACTATTGTTGATAAGGGAAGCTTTTACGGATGTTCAAATTATCAAAAAAACAAGTGTGACTTTACCATTTCAAAAAAGATTCTTGGTAAAACTATTACCCAAAAAAATATCAAACTTCTGCTCTCCGAAGGGAAAACCGAAGTGATAGAAGGGTTTATGAACAAAGAGAAAACCTTTAACGCTCGACTTTTTCTTGATGAGAAGGATAGAAAAATAAGGTTTTTATTTAATGAACCAGTTCCAAAATAATACAAGAATGTTTGAATTAAGTGATAAAGAACCTTGTCACTTAATTTTTTCTATAGTAAACTTTTAATGATTCTTATCAATGGAGGGTACGGGATGCCAACACCAAGTATGGAAGATTATATCGAACAAATTTATATATTAATTGAAGAAAAAGGATACGCTCGGGTATCAGATATTGCCGAAGCGCTGTCTGTCCATCCCTCCTCA comes from the Neobacillus sp. PS2-9 genome and includes:
- a CDS encoding DMT family transporter; translation: MKRPLVADLSLLFVTLIWGTTFVIVQNAIDFLEPFAFNGIRFSIAAILLIFCLLVFQRKQLQKLNLKLVASGIFIGFWLFLGYVTQTIGLLYTTTSKAGFITGLSVVLVPLFSMVLLKQYPSKNAIIGVLTATLGLFLLTMTDVTSLNIGDGFVFVCAISFALHIILTGKFSSKYPTLLLTVIQISTVALLSIGSSFIFENGKKSFQLDILMSQDVLFALIVTSVFATALAFFIQTNFQKFTSATRVALIFAMEPVFAAIAGYAWADERLSLSAFFGCILIFMGMIFAELPTNKIPLLRKNKSLEG
- a CDS encoding reverse transcriptase-like protein, translating into MIEVYIDGASAGNPGPSGAGIFIKGNGLAEEYSLPLGTMSNHEAEFHAFIHALKICLEKGLMYSVVSFRTDSELINRAMEKEFVKNKQFSPLLDEALELSRKMELFFMKWIPSAENKVADRLARLAIQKNSSEGAL
- a CDS encoding reverse transcriptase-like protein, giving the protein MKYRLEWKYKLKSNEKVQFSSEWVSGETAIQIGEELEATGKVTELYFYDEKETSWILKEMKKLLTEVEEEPHDITVYFDGGYQKESNLAGLGTVIFFKQGKKKYRIRANERLEQLENNNEAEYAAFYYALNILEDLGVQHLSCEFKGDSQGVLKQLDGDWPCYEETLNRWLDRIEEKMKTLDLNPKYTVISRKDNKEADRLATQALEGKEIFAKTLIL
- a CDS encoding zinc-finger domain-containing protein, whose translation is MRDTGRKELLNHLENIMVQFCDGCFLHQHVKIEGGRRAAHRFCITQCTVGEKLQEYGKKLR
- the cspD gene encoding cold-shock protein CspD, whose protein sequence is MQNGKVKWFNNEKGFGFIEVEGGDDVFVHFSAITGEGFKSLEEGQEVSFEIVEGNRGPQAANVVKL
- a CDS encoding DNA topoisomerase III; amino-acid sequence: MKLIIAEKPDQGATLASIFKHRKQNGFIEIFPNDIFQQGAYVTWAIGHICQLVAPEKYSSGWKKWSLDNLPIIPDQFEYEVTKDKARQYQVIKQLVANPAVTEIIHAGDAGREGELIIRNILRLTKCRKPMKRLWISSLTANAIRDGFKKLLEEQDTRNLYFEAYTRACADWVVGMNASRLYSLLLQKQGFSDVFSVGRVQTPTLALIVKRELEIENFKSEPFWEVLAYFKINGKKYRGKWQNDGETHVKTKELAEKIAAFCREKPAEVSEVQSERKEFLPPLLYNLSALQAEANKRFKFSPKKTLDIMQKLYQKGNVSYPRSDSRYVTKEEAHTFPDILNKLSQMEDYATYFPLPNQSIADNKRYVNEKKVTDHYAIIPTEQIPNVEKLSPDERKIYDLVVTSLIAAHYNKSIAEYTTVITLVDGRASFISKGKVQIEEGWKRVIHSKEREDEPALPSLQKGEQGLTEKVEVKESQTQPPKRYTEGQLITLMKTAGRHIDDKELEKILSKTEGLGTEATRAGIITMLKDRLYIDVKKNLVYATAKAKILIEAIGPEILASPEMTAKWEQKLKEISEGSAVPKQFMEQTRKMVIHLISSSLEQAQKWSFSEDVRDQFTPGKQKNKRQSYTKLGPCKKCDGTIVDKGSFYGCSNYQKNKCDFTISKKILGKTITQKNIKLLLSEGKTEVIEGFMNKEKTFNARLFLDEKDRKIRFLFNEPVPK